In the Arachis ipaensis cultivar K30076 chromosome B10, Araip1.1, whole genome shotgun sequence genome, one interval contains:
- the LOC107623646 gene encoding 2-oxoisovalerate dehydrogenase subunit alpha 2, mitochondrial isoform X1: MWISKTIFNHFKSRLNFTPNYAPLSLLSPRRFASTIAQNPSTFNSIHDANQQVIDFPGGTVKFIPEMRFISETSPKRIPCYRVLDDDGQPLANNFVQVSEEVAVRMYSNMVTLQIMDTIFYEAQRQGRISFYATTIGEEAINIASAAALTREDVIFPQYREPGPLLWRGFTLQEIAHQCFSNKYDNGKGRQMPIHYGSNKHNYFTVASTVATQVPHAVGAAYSLKMDKKDACSITYFGDGGSSEGDFHAALNFAAVMEAPVIFLCRNNGWAISTPTSDQFRSDGVVVKGQAYGVRSIRVDGNDALAIYNAVQAAREMAISEERPVLIEALTYRVGHHSTSDDSTKYRPANEIEWWRLARDPVARFRKWIERNGWWNDMAESELRNSLRQQLLHSIQVAENIEKPPIEDIFNDVYDVPPSNLREQEQWVKDTIKKHPLDYPENISA; encoded by the exons ATGTGGATATCGAAGACCATCTTCAACCACTTCAAATCCAGGCTCAACTTCACACCTAACTATGCACCACTATCTCTTCTCTCTCCGCGCCGATTTGCATCCACCATAGCTCAAAATCCTTCCACCTTCAATTCCATCCACGATGCTAACCAg CAGGTTATCGATTTTCCTGGAGGAACAGTGAAGTTCATCCCGGAAATGAGATTTATATCTGAAACATCTCCAAAGAGAATACCCTGCTACCGTGTCCTCGACGATGATGGACAGCCTCTGGCCAATAATTTTGTCCAG GTTAGTGAGGAAGTTGCTGTAAGGATGTACAGTAACATGGTTACACTACAAATTATGGACACCATTTTCTATGAAGCGCAAAGGCAGGGCAGAATATCTTTTTATGCAACGACCATTGGAGAAGAGGCCATAAATATTGCATCAGCTGCAGCTCTTACTAGGGAAGATGTTATTTTCCCTCAG TATAGGGAACCAGGACCTCTGTTATGGCGTGGTTTCACATTGCAAGAAATTGCACACCAGTGTTTTTCCAATAAATACGACAATGGAAAAGGAAGGCAAATGCCAATACATTATGGGTCCAACAAGCATAATTACTTTACTGTAGCATCAACTGTTGC TACACAAGTTCCCCATGCTGTTGGAGCTGCATATTCCTTAAAGATGGACAAAAAGGATGCATGTTCTATCACTTACTTTGGTGATGGTGGCTCAAGTGAG GGAGATTTCCATGCTGCTTTAAATTTCGCAGCAGTTATGGAGGCCCCAGTTATTTTTCTATGCCGAAACAATGGATGGGCTATCAGCACCCCGACTTCGGATCAGTTTCGAA GTGATGGTGTTGTCGTGAAAGGACAGGCATATGGAGTCCGCAGCATTAGAGTAGATGGCAACGACGCCCTGGCCATTTATAATGCTGTTCAAGCTGCTCGTGAAATGGCAATCAGTGAAGAGAGACCAGTTCTAATAGAA GCTCTTACATATAGAGTAGGACACCATTCAACATCGGATGACTCCACCAAGTATCGTCCAGCCAATGAGATTGAATGGTGGAGGCTCGCTCGAGATCCGGTGGCTAGGTTTAGAAAGTGGATAGAAAGGAATGGTTGGTGGAATGACATGGCTGAATCAGAGCTTAGGAACAGTCTGAGACAGCAG CTTCTGCATTCAATTCAAGTGGCAGAGAATATAGAGAAGCCTCCAATTGAAGATATATTTAACGACGTTTATGATGTGCCTCCATCCAATCTTCGTGAGCAGGAGCAATGGGTCAAAGATACCATAAAAAAGCATCCGTTAGATTACCCAGAGAATATTTCTGCATAG
- the LOC107623646 gene encoding 2-oxoisovalerate dehydrogenase subunit alpha 2, mitochondrial isoform X3, producing MMDSLWPIILSSEEVAVRMYSNMVTLQIMDTIFYEAQRQGRISFYATTIGEEAINIASAAALTREDVIFPQYREPGPLLWRGFTLQEIAHQCFSNKYDNGKGRQMPIHYGSNKHNYFTVASTVATQVPHAVGAAYSLKMDKKDACSITYFGDGGSSEGDFHAALNFAAVMEAPVIFLCRNNGWAISTPTSDQFRSDGVVVKGQAYGVRSIRVDGNDALAIYNAVQAAREMAISEERPVLIEALTYRVGHHSTSDDSTKYRPANEIEWWRLARDPVARFRKWIERNGWWNDMAESELRNSLRQQLLHSIQVAENIEKPPIEDIFNDVYDVPPSNLREQEQWVKDTIKKHPLDYPENISA from the exons ATGATGGACAGCCTCTGGCCAATAATTTTGTCCAG TGAGGAAGTTGCTGTAAGGATGTACAGTAACATGGTTACACTACAAATTATGGACACCATTTTCTATGAAGCGCAAAGGCAGGGCAGAATATCTTTTTATGCAACGACCATTGGAGAAGAGGCCATAAATATTGCATCAGCTGCAGCTCTTACTAGGGAAGATGTTATTTTCCCTCAG TATAGGGAACCAGGACCTCTGTTATGGCGTGGTTTCACATTGCAAGAAATTGCACACCAGTGTTTTTCCAATAAATACGACAATGGAAAAGGAAGGCAAATGCCAATACATTATGGGTCCAACAAGCATAATTACTTTACTGTAGCATCAACTGTTGC TACACAAGTTCCCCATGCTGTTGGAGCTGCATATTCCTTAAAGATGGACAAAAAGGATGCATGTTCTATCACTTACTTTGGTGATGGTGGCTCAAGTGAG GGAGATTTCCATGCTGCTTTAAATTTCGCAGCAGTTATGGAGGCCCCAGTTATTTTTCTATGCCGAAACAATGGATGGGCTATCAGCACCCCGACTTCGGATCAGTTTCGAA GTGATGGTGTTGTCGTGAAAGGACAGGCATATGGAGTCCGCAGCATTAGAGTAGATGGCAACGACGCCCTGGCCATTTATAATGCTGTTCAAGCTGCTCGTGAAATGGCAATCAGTGAAGAGAGACCAGTTCTAATAGAA GCTCTTACATATAGAGTAGGACACCATTCAACATCGGATGACTCCACCAAGTATCGTCCAGCCAATGAGATTGAATGGTGGAGGCTCGCTCGAGATCCGGTGGCTAGGTTTAGAAAGTGGATAGAAAGGAATGGTTGGTGGAATGACATGGCTGAATCAGAGCTTAGGAACAGTCTGAGACAGCAG CTTCTGCATTCAATTCAAGTGGCAGAGAATATAGAGAAGCCTCCAATTGAAGATATATTTAACGACGTTTATGATGTGCCTCCATCCAATCTTCGTGAGCAGGAGCAATGGGTCAAAGATACCATAAAAAAGCATCCGTTAGATTACCCAGAGAATATTTCTGCATAG
- the LOC107620954 gene encoding uncharacterized protein LOC107620954 yields the protein MASKMQRKYDKYWETPNVINMLLIAIVLDPCHKLDFVNWILDESFGVEKGGELKSKLSSCLNFLYNHYQGKEDEFQSNQDEMINEEDEDDILDIYLQSTGHDSDAKSELDRYLKEDCEPRNKSAELDILGWWKGNST from the coding sequence ATGGCGTCCAAGATGCAAAGGAAATATGATAAGTATTGGGAAACTCCAAATGTCATTAACATGTTGTTGATTGCAATTGTGCTTGATCCATGTCACAAGCTGGATTTTGTAAATTGGATTTTGGATGAGTCATTTGGTGTTGAAAAGGGAGGAGAACTGAAGTCAAAATTGTCTTCTTGCTTGAATTTCCTTTATAATCACTACCAAGGCAAAGAAGATGAATTTCAAAGCAATCAAGATGAAATGATcaatgaagaggatgaagatgatatCCTGGATATTTATTTGCAGTCAACTGGACATGATTCAGATGCTAAATCTGAACTTGACAGATATCTGAAAGAAGATTGTGAGCCTAGAAACAAGTCGGCAGAGTTGGATATTTTGGGTTGGTGGAAGGGAAATTCAACCTGA
- the LOC107620955 gene encoding protein FAR1-RELATED SEQUENCE 5-like encodes MSTSQVEGVSSVVALPPPSPRRSSLMECVVAEPVDCVPSPGGNEISSNPNENIVEPLVVDPVQMTKATQMLDVTDVGSDEMDICDKLPDHDSLEEDEILSIGMRFAKLQLAHDFYVSYTKKVGFATKIRTTIFDKITKKPVNQAIHCNRDRIRGSRVKAPTRKNPISAAVCKVELRHTHLCSAKKAVHYREYRQLSMHAKYVIQNNDEAGIRPNKTFLALANEAGGPLNLGFSEKDLRNYITARLRTSNANADVREMMNYFMRMKEINPNFFYAVKLDDECRFRSAVWVDARCRTSYEYYGDVVSLDSTYSTNRHGLPFASFVGVNHHGKSALLGCALLGNEEIPSYEWVFTQWVTCMGTAPQCIITDQCRSMFGAIRKALPNTRHHWCIWHIMKKFPQKLGGYCRYGELYADLRDIVFNSRTEESFERKWFEFMEEYNLHDNTWLSGS; translated from the exons ATGTCGACGTCGCAAGTAGAAGGGGTTTCAAGTGTGGTTGCTCTTCCACCCCCGTCTCCCCGCCGGAGTTCATTAATGGAGTGCGTTGTGGCTGAACCGGTGGATTGTGTTCCATCTCCAGGCGGgaatgagatttcatccaatccaAATGAAAATATAGTTGAACCTCTCGTCGTCGATCCTGTGCAAATGACTAAG GCCACGCAAATGTTGGATGTTACTGATGTTGGAAGTGATGAGATGGATATTTGTGACAAG TTGCCTGATCACGATTCCCTGGAGGAAGATGAAATACTAAGCATTGGAATGCGGTTTGCGAAGTTGCAACTAGCTCATGATTTTTATGTTAGCTACACCAAGAAAGTTGGATTTGCAACTAAGATAAGGACGACAATATTTGACAAGATCACGAAGAAACCCGTTAACCAGGCTATCCACTGTAATCGGGATCGCATCCGCGGGTCTCGTGTCAAAGCACCAACGCGCAAAAACCCGATTTCAGCCGCCGTGTGCAAG GTTGAGCTGAGGCACACGCACCTATGTTCGGCGAAGAAGGCAGTGCACTACCGTGAGTATAGGCAGCTGAGTATGCATGCGAAATACGTGATTCAGAATAATGATGAGGCTGGGATTCGACCAAACAAGACCTTCCTAGCTTTGGCCAATGAAGCTGGGGGCCCGTTGAATCTGGGATTCTCAGAAAAGGATTTAAGAAACTATATTACAGCAAGACTCCGAACCAGCAACGCAAATGCCGATGTTAGGGAGATGATGAACTATTTCATGAGAATGAAGGAAATCAATCCGAACTTCTTCTATGCAGTAAAATTGGATGATGAGTGTAGATTTAGGAGTGCAGTTTGGGTTGATGCAAGGTGCAGGACTTCCTATGAATACTACGGAGACGTTGTGTCACTCGATAGCACTTATAGTACAAACAG GCATGGGTTACCGTTTGCATCGTTCGTCGGTGTCAACCACCATGGTAAGTCGGCCCTCCTTGGATGTGCGCTGTTGGGAAACGAGGAAATTCCAAGTTATGAGTGGGTTTTTACCCAATGGGTGACGTGCATGGGAACAGCTCCACAGTGCATCATTACTGATCAATGCAGATCCATGTTCGGTGCGATTAGAAAGGCTTTACCCAATACACGTCACCATTGGTGCAtatggcacatcatgaagaagttTCCTCAGAAGCTTGGAGGTTATTGTCGGTACGGAGAGTTGTATGCCGACCTCAGGGACATTGTTTTCAACTCTCGGACGGAGGAGTCATTTGAgagaaaatggtttgaatttatgGAGGAGTACAATTTACATGACAACACATGGCTATCAGGTTCGTAG
- the LOC107623646 gene encoding 2-oxoisovalerate dehydrogenase subunit alpha 2, mitochondrial isoform X2: protein MWISKTIFNHFKSRLNFTPNYAPLSLLSPRRFASTIAQNPSTFNSIHDANQVIDFPGGTVKFIPEMRFISETSPKRIPCYRVLDDDGQPLANNFVQVSEEVAVRMYSNMVTLQIMDTIFYEAQRQGRISFYATTIGEEAINIASAAALTREDVIFPQYREPGPLLWRGFTLQEIAHQCFSNKYDNGKGRQMPIHYGSNKHNYFTVASTVATQVPHAVGAAYSLKMDKKDACSITYFGDGGSSEGDFHAALNFAAVMEAPVIFLCRNNGWAISTPTSDQFRSDGVVVKGQAYGVRSIRVDGNDALAIYNAVQAAREMAISEERPVLIEALTYRVGHHSTSDDSTKYRPANEIEWWRLARDPVARFRKWIERNGWWNDMAESELRNSLRQQLLHSIQVAENIEKPPIEDIFNDVYDVPPSNLREQEQWVKDTIKKHPLDYPENISA, encoded by the exons ATGTGGATATCGAAGACCATCTTCAACCACTTCAAATCCAGGCTCAACTTCACACCTAACTATGCACCACTATCTCTTCTCTCTCCGCGCCGATTTGCATCCACCATAGCTCAAAATCCTTCCACCTTCAATTCCATCCACGATGCTAACCAg GTTATCGATTTTCCTGGAGGAACAGTGAAGTTCATCCCGGAAATGAGATTTATATCTGAAACATCTCCAAAGAGAATACCCTGCTACCGTGTCCTCGACGATGATGGACAGCCTCTGGCCAATAATTTTGTCCAG GTTAGTGAGGAAGTTGCTGTAAGGATGTACAGTAACATGGTTACACTACAAATTATGGACACCATTTTCTATGAAGCGCAAAGGCAGGGCAGAATATCTTTTTATGCAACGACCATTGGAGAAGAGGCCATAAATATTGCATCAGCTGCAGCTCTTACTAGGGAAGATGTTATTTTCCCTCAG TATAGGGAACCAGGACCTCTGTTATGGCGTGGTTTCACATTGCAAGAAATTGCACACCAGTGTTTTTCCAATAAATACGACAATGGAAAAGGAAGGCAAATGCCAATACATTATGGGTCCAACAAGCATAATTACTTTACTGTAGCATCAACTGTTGC TACACAAGTTCCCCATGCTGTTGGAGCTGCATATTCCTTAAAGATGGACAAAAAGGATGCATGTTCTATCACTTACTTTGGTGATGGTGGCTCAAGTGAG GGAGATTTCCATGCTGCTTTAAATTTCGCAGCAGTTATGGAGGCCCCAGTTATTTTTCTATGCCGAAACAATGGATGGGCTATCAGCACCCCGACTTCGGATCAGTTTCGAA GTGATGGTGTTGTCGTGAAAGGACAGGCATATGGAGTCCGCAGCATTAGAGTAGATGGCAACGACGCCCTGGCCATTTATAATGCTGTTCAAGCTGCTCGTGAAATGGCAATCAGTGAAGAGAGACCAGTTCTAATAGAA GCTCTTACATATAGAGTAGGACACCATTCAACATCGGATGACTCCACCAAGTATCGTCCAGCCAATGAGATTGAATGGTGGAGGCTCGCTCGAGATCCGGTGGCTAGGTTTAGAAAGTGGATAGAAAGGAATGGTTGGTGGAATGACATGGCTGAATCAGAGCTTAGGAACAGTCTGAGACAGCAG CTTCTGCATTCAATTCAAGTGGCAGAGAATATAGAGAAGCCTCCAATTGAAGATATATTTAACGACGTTTATGATGTGCCTCCATCCAATCTTCGTGAGCAGGAGCAATGGGTCAAAGATACCATAAAAAAGCATCCGTTAGATTACCCAGAGAATATTTCTGCATAG